The following nucleotide sequence is from Aptenodytes patagonicus chromosome 23, bAptPat1.pri.cur, whole genome shotgun sequence.
TCATGGCAGTTTGGGGAGGGCGGTTGGTTTGTTCTAATATAAAGCCCTAAAATGTCAAGCCCTCAAGCCTGGGAGGAGGAggcctgccctctccccagcacttTTGTTCTCTCTGTTATGATAGTTGTTATAGCTGTACAGTTACAGCCAAGTCTAGGCTAGTGACTTTTGGCCGCTAACAGGGAAGAAATTGTCCCCTGCCCCTTGTGCCCCCAGTGAATTAGGTGGCTGGTCCCAGCTGAGGCCCTGGGAGATGGGGGTGGGTTTGGGGGCAGACAGGCTTGCCTGGCAGGGTAAGTACCTCCTTAGGGCCCTGCTTTGCTGCCCTCTTGGCTGCAAACCCCCTGGCGATGCCCAAGCAGGTCTGTGAAGGGTGCTAGATGGGGAGTCTAAGGCAGGACATGCTTctgccagctcagctctgctccagccacccTGTCGGCCGGCCCACCACTGCTTCCCATGACCAGTGGGTTTGTGGGGTCAGATGTGGGAGTGGGTCATTCCTGATTCAGGCAAccctgggctggggtgggggtaGGTACAGCCTCAGTCTGTaaagctgggctggggcagggaacCGGCAGGTCCAGGCAGCCAGCCTGCCTCATGGGCTGTCCCCTCTCTTTCAGGCAGAGGATGTCGCGAGCCATGCAATGCcagagctgcctgccctggggcagctggACACAGCTTCATCGAtccctgctggggagcagggggacccGGAGTGTGTATCTGTGTGCTGCTTCAGTGCCAGGTGAGCTGGGCTCTGTGCCTGTGGGACTGTGACCCTGAATCTGTCCTGCCCCCAGGGAAGCCCTGTCCCTGGTGGAcatccctccccagctgcacagTGGAGCCTGTGCAGTCTGTGGGTCACCCCAGCAAGACATGATGCCAGCGAGCTTGGTGGTGTTAGCTCTGCTGGGCTGGAGAAGGCCATCACTGACTGTGTGTGTTCTTCCCCCGCAGGCGCTGCAGGCAGCTACTTCCTCAGGAAGATCCTTCGCGCAagcagcatctccctctccaGGTACAGTGCCACAcagctggggcctggcccattcTGCCCTGTGGCTGTTTGCCACGGGACCTGGGTGGCTGAGCTGGCTGCCTTGGGACCATCAGGGCTCTGTGGGCAGAGACGCTGCTTTGCCTTCACCTAGAAAACAACACAgacccagctccctgcctgctctgaaTTCAGCCCAACTTCTCTGCCTCGCCATGGGTTTGCTGGGGATGCACAGTGCATGGCTTACTGACCTGCCTTCAGTTCCTAGCCGTGCCCTTGTCCCAGCCTTGTGCTATGCCTTTgtgtgggggaaggaaggggtgaGCTGGCTCTACTCAGCACTTCCCACGGCACTCACTTGTGATCTGCCcgccctgccccaggcagggcttGGAGCTGCTGGCCCCTGCCCTCCTCGTGACACTCTCCCTCCTCTTGCAGGGGCTGTGTTCGCTATGAGGGAGGGTCCCAGGAGCACTCTGTAAAACCCAGCTCCTCTCGCCATGGCCTGTCCCAGCTGAGGAACGTGGCCTCTTCTGGTAAGCTTGCAGCCCTGTGCTGAAGAGTATGGACGGTCCTACACAGCGGGTTGGGGGCAGCTGCTGTCCTGGGCAGCGTGAGGGTTAGCAAGAACTGGGTTCTGTCTTCCTCTCTGCAGCCACCTCACTGCAGTGGCTTGGGGCAGGCAACTTCCCCAGTCCCATACCAGTGAGAAGCCTTTATCTTGTCAAGCACCTTCCTCTTCCTAGATGCCATCAAGAAACACCAGAAGAGCCTGTCTGCGTGGTTCAGCCACCAGCCCAATGAAGAGAGGCAGTTTGGCCCTTCCTTCTCGCTGGACGCAGTCCATGTGGACCCAGTGATCCGGGAGAGCTCTCTGGAGGAGATCCTGAAGCCCTCACCTGACCTAACCATCCAGaaccagctccagcagccctgcagccaggtTATCAGCCTCCAGAACCTTTTCGATGTGGATGCCTGTGGGCGGCAGGTGAAGAATGTGGTGCTGTATGGCACTGTGGGCACGGGGAAGAGCACCCTCATCAAGAAGATGGTGGTGGACTGGTGCCATGGTCGCCTACCCCGCTTTGAGTTGGTCATCCCCTTCTCCTGCGAGGACCTGTCGCATAGTCGTGCCCCCATCTCCCTGCGACGCCTCATAACCAAGAAGTACCAGCACCTCCGGGACGTGGTGCCGATGCTGGGCATTTCCAACCTCAAGGTCCTTTTCATCCTCAATGGCCTGGAGCGCCTCAACTTGGACTTCCGACTGGCTGGCACAGAGTTGTGCTGTGACCCCAATGAGCCTGTGCCTCCCTCTGCCATCGTGGTCAACCTGCTACGAAAATACCTCCTGCCAGAGGTCAGTGTCTCCCTCCAGCTCCTTCATGCTGGAGAAAGGCTGGGGGTGAGTCCTGGGGCATTGCAGGCATGGCCACTGTGCTAATTGCTTGTAGTCCAGCTTGGCTGTGAGCGAACAGGCAGCCTCTATTCCTGGAGGGACTCACCAAGGTCGCCTCATGTCACTGTTACTGGTTTGTCTCTGTGGGATCTTTGGGGAGGCCTGGTAGAACAAAGAAGGCAGTCTGCTGGGCTGTGGTCTTCCAGACTCGATATGTGTCTAGTAGGGGATGGGGAAAGCTCTTCTGTCCCCTCTGTCTGGGCCAGATTTGAACCAACGCCCTTTGGGCAGCAGCTTCTTGAATCCCAGCTCCTGGGTGGTGTGATCCTTGTGCACCTATACGTGGGTTATGCGCTTGGGACCCTGCTGAGCTTAGATCAAAGCCACAGAGGGAGCACCTCCAAACTCACCCAGCCCTCTGCTTCCAGGCCAGCATCATCGTCACCACGCGCCCATCGGCAGTGCGCCGGATCCCCGGCAAGTATGTGGGCCGCTACGCAGAGATCTGTGGCTTCTCTGACACCAATCTGCAGAAGCTGTACTTCCAGATGCGTCtcagccagcctggctgcagtggAGAGGGCAGTACAGGTAGAAGCTCAGGCGAGCAGGAAAACTTGGTGGAGATGTTGTCAAGGAACTTGGAGCGCCACAACCAAATTGCCGCTGCCTGCTTCTTGCCCTCTTACTGCTGGCTGGTGTGCACCACTCTGCACTTCCTCTACTTCACCAGGACGGTGCCTCCCAGCCAGACCCTGACTGGCATCTACACCAGCTTCCTGAGGCTCAACTTCAGCGGGGAGGTGCTGGACAGCACCGACTCCACCAACATCTCCATGATGAAGTACGTGGCCAAGACAGTGGGCAAGCTGGCCTATGAAGGGGTGATGTCCCGCAAGACCTGCTTCACAGAGGATGACCTGCAGCAGTGCTTTGAGGTGGAGATGAAGACTGAAAGTGAACTCAACCTCCTGGAGGTCTTCCGCAGCGACGTCTTCCGCTTCTTCCTCACTCCGTGTGTGCAGCTAGGCAAAGAGCACACCTTTGTCTTCACCATCCCTGCTATGCAGGAGTACCTGGCAGCCCTGTATGTTGTGCTGGGTGAGAAGAAGTCCCTGGCACAGAGAGTGGGGAAGGAGCTGTCAGAGCTCATTGGGAAGGTGAGTGAAGATGTCGCTGTCGTCCTGAGTATCGTCTCCAAGGTGCTGCCCTTGCGCTTCCTGCCAGTGCTCTTCAACCTGCTCAAAATCTTCCCTCGCTACTTCTCCCGGCTGAGCGGTAAGGACCGGGATGCTATTGCTCACACCATGGCAGAGGAGCTGTTCAAAGAGGAGGACTACTACAACGATGATGTCTTGGACCAGATCAATTCCAGCATCCTGGGCATGGAGGGCCCCATGCGCCACCCTGATGAGGTCCCTGATGATGAGGTCTTTGAGCTCTTCCCCATCTTCATGGGGGGGATACTGTCCCGCCGTAACCGTGccatcctgcagcagctgggctgctccATCAAGAACCTGGCAGCCTTTGAGATTGCCAATGCCATGAAGAAGACGGTCATCAGGAACAGCCGCAAGGGGCTGCCCCCCTCCGAGCTGATGGACTACCTCTTCTTCCTGCATGAGTTCCAGAACGAGCGCTTCACAGCTGAGGCCATCCGCTCCCTCCGGACTGTCAACCTCTCATCCGTCAAGATGACCCCTCTCAAGTGCTCTGTCCTGGCGTATGTCATGGGCACCACGTGCCACGAGGTGGAGGAGCTGAACCTGACCTCCTGCAACCTTGACACAAGCAGCTTGAGGATCCTCTTCCCTGTCCTGCTGCGATGCAAAGCTCTTCAGTGAGTACCACCTTCTTCTGCCCTTGGGCAGTGCTCAAAAATTGAGCTCTCCCTCACTTTTGCCCATCACAGGGATACACTAGGAGCCCGAGCATGGCAAAGGCAGGGAAGGGCATGCATGCCCTTGTTTATCCTCAGTGCAGGCCTAGGGGACTACAGCTTCCAACATGCAACACTCCTTGAGCAGCCTTGCTAGGGCACTGCATGCTGGGATTTGCAGTCCCAACACACCCTCCCATAGGACTCTTTGGGCAGCTCTCTGCAACTGGTACCACAGGCTGGGCTGCCAGCGCCCCTGGCAGACCCGGGTCCCTCTCATTGCTTGGCCCCCCGAAGACACCCAGCTTCCCCGTGTAGCTAGCTCTGCTACTACTAACTCTGGGCAGGAGATACGCAGCCCAAGGGTGGGAGTCTGGGCTGCGCAAAAGGATGGGTTCTGTTCCAGTCCATTTGTGGAACTGCAGTCTTCCTGTCGCCCAGGGGGTGGCGAGCTGTGCTCAGCAGAGATGGACTcagctgtgcagcagagctgtgcagcactTCCTTCCTCCAGATGCTCAGGAGGGCTTGGTGGGGTCCTGATCTCTCCTCAGACCTTCACCCACCCGCTGCGGaccctgcagccccttcccctcccttgctcctgctggcactggctctgCCGGCTGATGATACCCAAGCTCTGGAGTGGTTTCAGTGTGCTCCCTTTTGGAGAGGAAGCCTTGCGTGGCCTTGTCTGGGGAGCCCAGGTAGGATGGTgatggggagggacagggaaAATGGAGAAAGCAGGGTTGCCAGCCCCACAGGTAACAGCCATTTCAGTCCTGCCACCCCCATGTCTCATTCTGCATCAGTCTGCAGCTCAACAGCCTGGGCTCTGATGCCTGCAAGGAAATCCGCGACCTGCTCCTGCATGACAAGTGTGTGGTGAGCAACCTGCGGTGAGTACTGCCTCTGTCCTTGCATGAAACTGTCTCTGCTGCCCACCAtgtgccctggccctgggcccccTGCCCAGCCTCGGCATTGCCCTGAGCTCCTTTGTCCACAGGCTGGCAAATAACCCTGTGGGCGAGCAGGGGGCACAATACCTGGCTGAGGCGCTGGCCGGCAACCACTCACTGACCCATTTGTCCCTGCTGCACACCGCACTGGGGGACCGGGGCGCCGAAGTCATTGCTCAGCACCTGGCCAAGAACCAGCACCTCCAGGAGCTCAACCTGggctacaactccctgacagacACAGCCGCCCTGCACGTGGTGGAGGTGGCCAAAAAGCACACGACGCTGGACAAAGTGCAGTGAGTTCACTCTGCCCCATCTCTTCCCTTTTGCAGGCGATGCCTCCAACCCGGTGTCCCTCCCCGTAGCAGCAAGCAGGGCGTCCCTCTCTGCCTCTGTGTCCTTCCCCCAGCCCTCACAGTGTCTCCCATTCCTTTTCTCTCAACCCGCAGTCTGTACTTCAATGACATCAGCGAGGATGGCAAGCGGGAACTTGACAGCTTACGCATGGACCGGGACGGCGTCAGAGCGCTGGTCTTCCTTACAGCAGGCACTGACGTCTCTGACTACTGGTCCAACATCCTGAACGTGGTGCAGAGGAACTTGCCTTTCTGGGACCGTGAGCGGGTTCGGCAGCACCTTGTCCTCATCCTgcaggacctggagagcagccgGAGACAGACTGCCAACCCCTGGAGAAAAGCCAAGTTCCTACGAGTCGAGAGTGAGGTCAAGAAGATGCTGGGGAAACTGCAGCACGAGAACCTCTAACCTGCTGTCCATCCCCCTggccagggtgctgctggggaggaaacACTGGATTGTGCCCTGGCAGCACATCCCCTGCGCCCTTATCTGTGTGGAGATGCCTAGTGGTTGGGTGCTACCAAGGCTGTCAAAGGTGCTGGGCATGTGGGGCTCAGCCCTCATCTGCGGGCAAGGCTGAAGTGTAGGAGAACTGTACAGAGACCAGACCAGGAGCAACTGGGACTTGTTCTTCTGGGCTTGTAGAGACCCAGCCCCTGCACGAGGCAGAGCAGTGGCAGAGGGGCAGGACTCAGGCTTGCTTGTGAAACCTTTGGTAGCATTAAAGTGCACCGCTTTGTTTCCACTGAAGCACACTAGTGCCAAGACTCGATCTCCTCTCCGGGCCCTTCCTGAGGGAGGAATGCGGAGGCGCTGGTGCAGCTGTCCCTCCAGCAGTTGGAGTGGAGGGCTCTGGCCCTTACCCATCTCACAGGGCTTGGATGGGACAGCCCACTTCTGCTCCAGCTCATGCTGAACCAGTTGGTCTTCCCCACCGTGGGCTGCCCTTGGGGGCAGCTGGAAGCTGGGACACCAGGATCTGTTTCCAAGCTGGGTGTCCCAGGGTGCTGGTCccggctcccagctctgctgggcgAGGACTGGCAGTGCCCCGcggctgggagggcaggggagacGTCGGGGCTGTTTAACCATTAAACCTGGGGCGTCTTGGAAGAGGCGGGGACACTGGCTTCCCTGCCACTTCACCCTGTACCTTGCTCCCTCTCGCATTCCCTGCAGCCATGAAGCAAACAAAAGGTATGTGCCAGGGCAATGGGGCTTCGTCCTGTGGAGACCCTTCCCCACATGCACATCTCCAGGCCCTGCTTCCTCATGGAGCAAGGCAATGTCAGAGCCCAGGCAGGCCATGGAAAGGAGCTAGAGGCATCCAGGAAAATGCAGATGGACATTGTGGGGGCGCTTGGCAGGAATCCCCTCTCCCTGGGTTTGGGGGTCCTTGTGCTGCCAAAGGTGGGGAAGGGTTTTATGGGGAGGTGCGCAGGGGAAGGCCTCTGTCTCCATCTCCTGGCTCCAGCCAGCTCTCTGGGGCCCTGGTGACCCTTCTTATCCCTCACTCAAAAGGCCTGTAAACCCCCAGGACTAACCTCCATCTGCATACCGCTGCCTGGCCCTACTTTGCCCCCAGTGCTGCAGGACCCCGCTGGGCTGGGCAGTGGGTGCCCGTTGGACCCAAGCAACAGGTGTCCTACTGTTTTGAAATGCAAGAGGACACTGGTGGCGGGGCCAAGGGCTGAGCTGTGCCTGCGTGTAGGCTGTAGCCGGGGGGCAGAGGGGCCAAGGAGGCTGCCCGGACTCGGCAAACCCACCTCACCTGGCATGGCATGCTCAGCCTGCGAAAGGATAAGCCCTGAGTGCTCGAGAGCGTGGGGCGTGCTCCCAGCCCGCTGCCTCCTGCActgacctctcctctccctctgcaggGCTCGAGGGTGACAAGAACTCCATCATGTAAGTGCTGAGCTCCCCCTGGCCGGGGGCTTCCTGGGGGTCATGCTGGGGCACATCCTCAGCTGAGGTGGTGCGGGTCACGGCTGCCaatcccagctgcctgccccaggaaGGTCTTCCCTGATTTGTTAGCTTAGAAGAGATGTGGGGGACAGTCCAAGAGGGACATCCCCTCCTGGCTTTCCCCAAGGAAGAGGAAGCACTGGAGCTGTGGCCCCAGCTGGCCCTTTCTGGGAGGAACAGGGCTCCCCACGGAAGGgctggggagggcgggggggaaggcCGTCCTGCTGCATTAACGTGGCCTTTTCTGCCctttattatttcagaaaatttgaATTTAACCCCAAAGACGGGATCGACAACCCTGCCTTGTCTCTGGCTGAGGACATGGGTAAATACCCTCATCTCCCCAGGGCATCCCTGTGTCAGCATGGGGTTCTGGTAGCTGGACATCGCTGGGGTCTCTCATGCCGGGGAGCTGTGGGGAGGTGAACACATAAggcagtggggatggggagaTCCCAGCCCGGGATGGGGTAGAGGACCCGTGTTAGGATCCCTGCAGGGCCCTGCTCACGGGCTGTGCCCCCATGCAGATGGCGAGGGCGTGGGGGAGCCCCGCTTCTACCTCCTGAGCAAGGGCAGCGCGGAGACCTTCGGCTTCTGCCTCCACGAGGAGCTGGGCTGCCAGGGCCACATCATCCGGCAGGTCGAGCTGGGGGGGCTGGCCCAGCGCAGGGGGCTGCAGGATGGGGACCGGCTCCTTCAGGTCAATGGCCACTTCGTGGACCACATGGACCACCACAGGG
It contains:
- the NLRX1 gene encoding NLR family member X1 isoform X2, which translates into the protein MSRAMQCQSCLPWGSWTQLHRSLLGSRGTRSVYLCAASVPGAAGSYFLRKILRASSISLSRGCVRYEGGSQEHSVKPSSSRHGLSQLRNVASSDAIKKHQKSLSAWFSHQPNEERQFGPSFSLDAVHVDPVIRESSLEEILKPSPDLTIQNQLQQPCSQVISLQNLFDVDACGRQVKNVVLYGTVGTGKSTLIKKMVVDWCHGRLPRFELVIPFSCEDLSHSRAPISLRRLITKKYQHLRDVVPMLGISNLKVLFILNGLERLNLDFRLAGTELCCDPNEPVPPSAIVVNLLRKYLLPEASIIVTTRPSAVRRIPGKYVGRYAEICGFSDTNLQKLYFQMRLSQPGCSGEGSTGRSSGEQENLVEMLSRNLERHNQIAAACFLPSYCWLVCTTLHFLYFTRTVPPSQTLTGIYTSFLRLNFSGEVLDSTDSTNISMMKYVAKTVGKLAYEGVMSRKTCFTEDDLQQCFEVEMKTESELNLLEVFRSDVFRFFLTPCVQLGKEHTFVFTIPAMQEYLAALYVVLGEKKSLAQRVGKELSELIGKVSEDVAVVLSIVSKVLPLRFLPVLFNLLKIFPRYFSRLSGKDRDAIAHTMAEELFKEEDYYNDDVLDQINSSILGMEGPMRHPDEVPDDEVFELFPIFMGGILSRRNRAILQQLGCSIKNLAAFEIANAMKKTVIRNSRKGLPPSELMDYLFFLHEFQNERFTAEAIRSLRTVNLSSVKMTPLKCSVLAYVMGTTCHEVEELNLTSCNLDTSSLRILFPVLLRCKALHLQLNSLGSDACKEIRDLLLHDKCVVSNLRLANNPVGEQGAQYLAEALAGNHSLTHLSLLHTALGDRGAEVIAQHLAKNQHLQELNLGYNSLTDTAALHVVEVAKKHTTLDKVHLYFNDISEDGKRELDSLRMDRDGVRALVFLTAGTDVSDYWSNILNVVQRNLPFWDRERVRQHLVLILQDLESSRRQTANPWRKAKFLRVESEVKKMLGKLQHENL
- the NLRX1 gene encoding NLR family member X1 isoform X1; translation: MSRAMQCQSCLPWGSWTQLHRSLLGSRGTRSVYLCAASVPGAAGSYFLRKILRASSISLSRGCVRYEGGSQEHSVKPSSSRHGLSQLRNVASSDAIKKHQKSLSAWFSHQPNEERQFGPSFSLDAVHVDPVIRESSLEEILKPSPDLTIQNQLQQPCSQVISLQNLFDVDACGRQVKNVVLYGTVGTGKSTLIKKMVVDWCHGRLPRFELVIPFSCEDLSHSRAPISLRRLITKKYQHLRDVVPMLGISNLKVLFILNGLERLNLDFRLAGTELCCDPNEPVPPSAIVVNLLRKYLLPEVSVSLQLLHAGERLGASIIVTTRPSAVRRIPGKYVGRYAEICGFSDTNLQKLYFQMRLSQPGCSGEGSTGRSSGEQENLVEMLSRNLERHNQIAAACFLPSYCWLVCTTLHFLYFTRTVPPSQTLTGIYTSFLRLNFSGEVLDSTDSTNISMMKYVAKTVGKLAYEGVMSRKTCFTEDDLQQCFEVEMKTESELNLLEVFRSDVFRFFLTPCVQLGKEHTFVFTIPAMQEYLAALYVVLGEKKSLAQRVGKELSELIGKVSEDVAVVLSIVSKVLPLRFLPVLFNLLKIFPRYFSRLSGKDRDAIAHTMAEELFKEEDYYNDDVLDQINSSILGMEGPMRHPDEVPDDEVFELFPIFMGGILSRRNRAILQQLGCSIKNLAAFEIANAMKKTVIRNSRKGLPPSELMDYLFFLHEFQNERFTAEAIRSLRTVNLSSVKMTPLKCSVLAYVMGTTCHEVEELNLTSCNLDTSSLRILFPVLLRCKALHLQLNSLGSDACKEIRDLLLHDKCVVSNLRLANNPVGEQGAQYLAEALAGNHSLTHLSLLHTALGDRGAEVIAQHLAKNQHLQELNLGYNSLTDTAALHVVEVAKKHTTLDKVHLYFNDISEDGKRELDSLRMDRDGVRALVFLTAGTDVSDYWSNILNVVQRNLPFWDRERVRQHLVLILQDLESSRRQTANPWRKAKFLRVESEVKKMLGKLQHENL